From the Pseudodesulfovibrio indicus genome, the window GAGGCCCGCCATCCCAAGCCGACGCAAGCCCGCAAAAAAGGCGGGGGCGGGATGTCAATCCCGCCCCCGCCTTTTTTCGGGCGCCCCTACAACGTGGGGTCCATGGCCGACGTGAGCAGCCTGGCGATGTCCATGACGTCCGGCTCGTAGCGGCCGGAATCGACCTCCGCCTTGAGCCGGGCGATCTTGCGCGCCCGTTCGTCCGGCGTATCGCGGTGGCGGCGGCCCGTCTCCACGTCGTCGAAACCGTCGATCACGCAATCGGTTTCCCTGTCCGCCGCATCCAGGACGCGGCTATCGTCATAACCCTTCATTAACCCCTCCCTGGGTTATTGAAGTCAGTGGGAAGGATGTCTCACGTCCTTCCCGGAGGTCTCCCCTCATCCGCTGCGACAGCCTCCGGCCGCGTCCCTGCGACCGGGCTCTCCCGCAACCCGCGGATGGTTTCCTTGCTTCGTCCGAACGCACCGGACGACCGCGGTTGCTTCTCTTATCGGACGCCGCCCCCGAATGCTTAGGGGCGGGGAACATATTTCCAATATTAATATTGTGATGTAATTGCAGATGGATGGGATGCCACCGTTCCGCGGGGAAACGGGCCGGGAAGGGCGTATCCCAAAGGTTTCCGGGAGGTTCGCCGCATCGGGCGGAAAGGGTCGGGCCGGGGAGAAAAAGCGGGCTAGACGTTTACCTTGAACCCCAGGTCGAGGTCGCAGGCTGCTTGGCCTCCTCGAATCCCCCAGTTTTCCAGGGGCTCGTCGGACAGGACCACGAACACGTCCAGCGGGTCCACGCCGCACGCCTCCAGGTTGGCGGTCACGGCTGCGTACAGGGCGCGCTTGGCCTCAAGGGAACGCCCGGCAAAGAGCTTGATCTCCACCAGCACGCGGTCGGGCCGCTCCGGGCAGTCCCAGTTGCCCTCCGGGATCTCGTTGACGAACTGAAAACGGTCGTTCTCCGGGATGCGCAGCGCGTCCACCAGGGCAGCGTGCACCCCGTCCATGATCCGGCGCTTCTGGCCCGCGGTGCGGCCCGAGCGCATGGTCAGCTTGATGAGCGGCATGGCTCCTCCTTGTGGCCGCCAGATGTACTCCGCGCCCCGTCCGGGCGCAACCCCCGGCCCGGTTCCGACCCGGTCCCGCCCTCCCGCGACGCACTCCCGCGCCGGATCGTCACCCGTTCGACATGACCCGCACGGGGCCAGCGGATATTTTGCATCTAGACTTTTTCGTGAAAACTGGTCATGCTTCGGACAACTGGTAGAACCATAGCGGAGGCGCAAATGAAATTGATTCGCTGATTCCCGGACACGGGTACCTTGACGTGAAAAGCCCAGGAATCAACTACCAACCACCGGACGGGGGATTATGGCCCAGAAGCACTTTGTCCTCGACACCAACGTCCTCATTGAAAACCCCAAATGCATCGTCGCCCTGCGCAACGGGGTGGAAAACCAGATCTACATTCCCTATACCGTCCTCGACGAGCTGGACGGCCTGAAGAAAGACCCGCGCATCGGCCACATCGTGGCCCAGGCGGTGCGCGCCATCCTCGAAGACCCCGACGTCAACATCTTCCCGCCCGATTTCGCGGCCACCCTGACCGACACCCTGATGGACGACCGCATCCTGAAGGAGATCCTGCACGTGGGGCCGGAAGAGGCGACGCTGATCACCAACGACCGCATCCTGCAGATCAAGGCCAAGTGCTACGGCATTCCCAGCGAGGAATACCGCGACTCCGACCCGTTCCGGTCCGAGTCCCAGCGCTACACCGGGTTCGTGGAGGACGGCGACGAGCTGGTGCGCAACTGTTTCCGCTGGGAGAACGGCGTGCCCGTCTTCCACGGCCCCGAAGGGCCCAAGGAAGTGGGCTACACCCACGAGATATGGGGCGTGAAGCCGCGCAGCGTGTACCAGAACCTGGCCCTGGAGCTGATGCTCTGCGAGGGCATCGACCTGGTCTCCATCCAGTCCGAGGCGGGCTACGGCAAGACCTTCCTGTCCCTGGCCGCCGCCCTGTACCTGATGCTGGAGCGCAAGGACAATCCCTACCGCAAGATATACCTGGTCAAGCCCGTGGTGGAGATCGGGGCCAAGATGGGCTACCTGCCCGGCGACATCGAAGAGAAGATGCTGCCGTACATCAAGTACATCCAGGACCTGCTCATCAAGCTCCACGACATCCGGCCCTGCAACCGCATCTGGTTCGACCCGCAGTCCGATTCGTTCAAGTTCAACCCCAAGAAGTTCGAGGTCCAGCCCGTGGCCTTCCTGCGCGGCATGAACATCGAGAACGCGGTGGTCATCGTGGACGAGATGCAGAACCTGTCGCGCGGCGAGACCCGCGCCCTGCTCACCCGCATGGGCGAGGGGGTCAAGTGCATCTGCCTGGGCGACACCCGGCAGGTGGACAACCCGTACCTCAACGAGTCCAACAACGGGCTTAACTGGACAGTGCGCAAGCTGAAGGGGTACAAGAACTATGCGCACATGGTTCTCAAGGGGGACCGGTCGCGCGGTCCGATCACGGACATCGTCCTGAAATCCAAGCTGTAAGGCCGCCGCCCCGGCGGCCATGGGGAATACGCATGGCGCATCGGCGCACCCTCCTCCCGCTCCTGGCCGGGCTCTGGCTCTTCTGCCTCGTCCTGGCCGTTCCCGGCCCGGCCCGCGCCGAGTCGCCGGAGATGCTCGCGCCCATGCGCACCGCCGCGTTCCCGTCGCTGGAGTCCGCCATCCGCATCAAGGGGCCGCTCAACTTCTGCGGCGAATTCGTTCCCCTGCACCTGCCCGAGGTGCGCGAGCGGCTGGAAAAGGAACTCCTGCTCATGCTCTGGGACCGCGCCCAGGTCATCCTCTGGCTCAAGCGCACCGGGCGGTACTTCCCGCATATCGAGACCGTGCTCCGGGGCGCGTCCATGCCCGACGACCTCAAGTACGTGGCGGTCATCGAGTCCGCCCTCAAGCCGTTGGCCGGGTCCAGCCGGGGTGCGCGCGGCATCTGGCAGTTCATCCCGTCAACGGGCCGAAACTACGGCCTGACCGTGGACGGACTCATCGACGAGCGGCGCAACTTCTATTTTGCCACCCGCGCCGCCGCCGAGTACCTCCGCGCCCTGCACGACCAGTTCGACTCCTGGACCCTGGCCTGCGCCGCCTACAACATGGGCGAGCAGGGGCTGGCCCGGCAGGTGGAGATGCAGGAGGTGGCGGACTACTACCACCTGCACCTGCCCGACGAGACCGAGCGGTACGTGCTGCGCGCCATCGCGGCCAAGCTCATCCTGACCGACCCGGCGCGGTACGGGTTCGACCTGCACCCCGAGGACTTCTACCGGCCCGTGAAGTTCGACCGGGTCAAGCTCAGGGGCAAGTACCCCACGCCGTTGACCCTGGTGGCCAAGGCCGCCGGGACCTATTACAAGGACATCCGCGACCTGAACCCGCAGTTCCTGGGCGAGGCCGTGCCGTCCGGACAGCACACCGTGTTTCTGCCCGAAGGCGCGGCCGAGGAGTTCACCGCGAAGTACCAGCCGCTCATGGCCAAGTACCGGGAGACGCTCAAGCCGGAAACCTATGTGGTGAAGTCCGGGGATTCGCTGACCGAGATCGCGCGGCGGCACGACATGACGCTGCATCAGTTGTGTCGGTTGAACAAGTTGACCACGCGGGCGACGATTCATCCGGGGCAGAAGTTGTTGGTGCACCAGTAGGGTGCACCAAGTATTGGTGAATTAAGAGTAGAAGAGTTGAAGAGATGAGGAAGGCCGCCTTGAGGGCGGCTTTTTTGTGGGATGCGCGCTGAGGCGCGAGAGCCAGTGAGGCGGCTGCGCCGCCTCGGCTTCCATGCCCTCCCGGCGGGGTTCTTTCTTTTCAGGGCGAAAGAAAGAACCAAAGAACGCCCTGGGGGGGGACCACCGCCCGAGTTTGGACACCAAGAATCCGATCCGCTCGGGACGGCTCCATCCGATCAAAAGTATAGTTCGTGCCTCCACGGGAACGTCCCTTTTAAGGGATGCCTCCGGGCCACGGGAGCGGAGCCGCCGCCCCTTCGCGGTCGGCTTCTAGGCGTCCGGAACAGGGCTCGCTCCGTGCTGCCTGACGAAACTGCGTGCGAAGGAAGAGGGGCCTTCGTAAGGCTTGGCGGGGTATGAAAGCCGCTGTTTGGGGCTGCGCCCCAAAGACGCCCCAGAAGAGGAACGTTGGGCGGGCCTTGGGTGCGGGAGAGCCACTGTTTGAGGCTGCGCCTCAAAGGCGTTCCAGGGGAGGGCGGGCACGGAGTACGTTTTGGCCCCCATGGAGCGATTCGGATGGAGCAGCCATCCGACAGCGGCTCTCGCCCTCGCGCTGGCACGAGGCTTTGATCACCCCTTTGGGGCGTTGCGGAAAGACCGCAACGTCCAAATCCGCTGTCGAAAGCCGCTTCCCGAAAGATCACCCCACGCTAATCATGGGCCGGGCGGGATGTTCCGTAGTTCCTCGCCAGGTATTCGATGATCGCCTTGTGGTCGTTGATGAAGGTCTTGTCCTCAAAGGTCGAGACCGGGAGGCCGTCGGCCTTGGCCGGCTCGGCAACGATGAGGCAGGGGCAGTCCTGGTTGGTTTCGCCGAGCAGGGCCACTATTTCGGGGCGCGGGCGCTTGAAGTCGATGGTTCGGACGTCGAGCCTTTCGCGGAGTTCGGGATGGTAGTGGAGCAGGCCCTCGGTGATCGCGCATTCCGGGCAGTAGAGGGGGCCTTGCAGGTCGCGGGTGAAGCCCGCCGCCAGGGTGAAGAGGATGTCTTTGGCCATGTGGTCTCCTTTGTCGTTGCGTGGGGCCGAGCATAGCACGGGCCGGTCAGGACCGGGGAAAGAAAAAGGCCCCGATTTTTCGATCGGGGCCTTCGGGATCGCTTATGAAGCGGAGGCTACATCTGGGCCAGGGCTTCTTCGGGGGTCAGGGAATCGAGGTTCAGGGCGGCACCGACGGCGGGGCAGGTCAGCTTGCCGTTCCAGGTGTTCA encodes:
- a CDS encoding tautomerase family protein yields the protein MPLIKLTMRSGRTAGQKRRIMDGVHAALVDALRIPENDRFQFVNEIPEGNWDCPERPDRVLVEIKLFAGRSLEAKRALYAAVTANLEACGVDPLDVFVVLSDEPLENWGIRGGQAACDLDLGFKVNV
- a CDS encoding PhoH family protein, giving the protein MAQKHFVLDTNVLIENPKCIVALRNGVENQIYIPYTVLDELDGLKKDPRIGHIVAQAVRAILEDPDVNIFPPDFAATLTDTLMDDRILKEILHVGPEEATLITNDRILQIKAKCYGIPSEEYRDSDPFRSESQRYTGFVEDGDELVRNCFRWENGVPVFHGPEGPKEVGYTHEIWGVKPRSVYQNLALELMLCEGIDLVSIQSEAGYGKTFLSLAAALYLMLERKDNPYRKIYLVKPVVEIGAKMGYLPGDIEEKMLPYIKYIQDLLIKLHDIRPCNRIWFDPQSDSFKFNPKKFEVQPVAFLRGMNIENAVVIVDEMQNLSRGETRALLTRMGEGVKCICLGDTRQVDNPYLNESNNGLNWTVRKLKGYKNYAHMVLKGDRSRGPITDIVLKSKL
- a CDS encoding DUF3088 family protein; the protein is MAKDILFTLAAGFTRDLQGPLYCPECAITEGLLHYHPELRERLDVRTIDFKRPRPEIVALLGETNQDCPCLIVAEPAKADGLPVSTFEDKTFINDHKAIIEYLARNYGTSRPAHD
- a CDS encoding flagellar biosynthesis anti-sigma factor FlgM; this encodes MKGYDDSRVLDAADRETDCVIDGFDDVETGRRHRDTPDERARKIARLKAEVDSGRYEPDVMDIARLLTSAMDPTL
- a CDS encoding lytic transglycosylase domain-containing protein yields the protein MAHRRTLLPLLAGLWLFCLVLAVPGPARAESPEMLAPMRTAAFPSLESAIRIKGPLNFCGEFVPLHLPEVRERLEKELLLMLWDRAQVILWLKRTGRYFPHIETVLRGASMPDDLKYVAVIESALKPLAGSSRGARGIWQFIPSTGRNYGLTVDGLIDERRNFYFATRAAAEYLRALHDQFDSWTLACAAYNMGEQGLARQVEMQEVADYYHLHLPDETERYVLRAIAAKLILTDPARYGFDLHPEDFYRPVKFDRVKLRGKYPTPLTLVAKAAGTYYKDIRDLNPQFLGEAVPSGQHTVFLPEGAAEEFTAKYQPLMAKYRETLKPETYVVKSGDSLTEIARRHDMTLHQLCRLNKLTTRATIHPGQKLLVHQ